A window from Gossypium raimondii isolate GPD5lz chromosome 7, ASM2569854v1, whole genome shotgun sequence encodes these proteins:
- the LOC105763379 gene encoding uncharacterized protein LOC105763379 — MDAFVSRQFKTPKGNYPTHDLELVAVVFTLKMWRHSFYDERWVELLKDYECSIEYHPSKANGAVDGLSHRVITDLRAMLARLSLVENGGLLAELGRICVPNDKELRQSILQEVHSSPYAMHPGGNKMYRDLQEFFLWPRQKREVVAFVSHFLTCQKVKAEHQLLSGLLQQFKIPQWKGKRVTIGFVKGLPLTPTKKESVWVIIEWLRKSLHFIPIRTNYSLQKLAKLYIVEIVRLHRILVSIISERDS; from the exons ATGGATGCTTTTGTGTCACGACAGTTTAAGACACCCAAGGGAAACTACCCTACACACGATCTTGAGCTGGTTGCGGTTGTGTTTACCCTAAAGATGTGGAGGCACTCATTCTATGAtgagag GTGGGTTGAGTTACTTAAGGATTATGAATGCTCGATAGAATATCATCCGAGTAAGGCTAATGGGGCAGTTGATGGTCTTAGCCATAGAGTGATAACTGATCTGAGAGCAATGTTAGCTCGTCTGAGTCTAGTTGAGAATGGTGGACTGTTAGCTGAATT GGGTCGGATTTGTGTGCCTAATGATAAGGAGTTGAGGCAATCGATCTTGCAGGAggtgcatagtagcccttatgctatgcatcctggtggAAATAAAATGTATCGAGACCTCCAAGAATTCTTTTTGTGGCCTAGACAGAAACGAGAAGTGGTTGCTTTTGTGTCCCACTTTCTGACGTGCCAAAAGGTtaaggctgaacatcagttGTTATCAGGTTTGCTTCAGCAATTTAAGATCCCTCAATGGAAGGGGAAGCGTGTAACGATAGGTTTTGTTAAGGGTTTGCCTTTAACCCCCACTAAGAAAGAGTCAGTTTGGGTCATCATTGAATGGTTGAGGAAATCCCTTCATTTCATTCCTATTAGAACAAATTATTCACTACAGAAGTTAGCTAAACTGTATATTGTTGAAATTGTGAGGCTGCACAGAATTCTAGTCTCAATTATCTCTGAGAGAGATTCGTGA